The proteins below come from a single Zonotrichia leucophrys gambelii isolate GWCS_2022_RI chromosome 3, RI_Zleu_2.0, whole genome shotgun sequence genomic window:
- the AGBL5 gene encoding cytosolic carboxypeptidase-like protein 5 codes for MHTCALCVCLCTAMSGHIPVSIHIPCPFTSSCALTPHCPLTPTVHSHPTVHSHPLSTHTPVSAHTQCPLTHPMPTHTPNAHSHTQLSGHSGPLWGRGRRGAQRGAWPWSQRGVVSGTWGVVCFVRGVACLCQRGVWSRGAAALVPLRPLPRRQPMGGQVAGRRQPMAARVAVAGRPVPAVPRPSRGDAGPGRAMEMPGAMDIRCGGLLFSSHFDSGNLAHVEQVRPTEPGGGPAARGSALPAADYEFNVWTRPDCAHTEYENGNRSWFYFSVSGGAPGKLIKLHILNMNKQSRLYAQGMTPFVRTLPVRPRWERIQQRPSFQVVEAQFVLSFVHRFLERGTVTYFAFCYPFSYTECQDMLKELDRRYQDCRHMSPSSPLDSVYYHRELLCHSLDKLRVDLLTITSCHGMQEKREPRLDKLFPDTSTPRPHCFTGKRVFFLSSRVHPGETPSSFVFNGFLDFILREKDPRAQMLRRMFVFKLIPMLNPDGVLRGHYRTDSRGVNLNRQYLHPDAELHPAVYGAKAVLLYHHVHSRVLPGSPDWRTFVSPLSTSSLSLKSPNCPVPAAEAPLSELDKSNNLRNCPGSWRASSRSCPAEGSPRALGQDAQVSDSSERAACILPSSPGSERCEEGPLVPAPAAVPEAEPAQPAEPIAPRDSGLAYYVDLHGHASKRGCFMYGNCFSDENDQVENMLFPKLISLNSPYFDFTGCNFSEKNMYARDKRDGQSKEGSGRVAIYKALGIIHSYTLECNYNTGRSVNSIPGACHDNGRASPPPQPNFPSRYTVDLFEQVGRALAVAALDMAECNPWPRIVLSEHTCLGNLRAWMLKHVRGLRGSAGGPRRRGGARTPPRSSTGLPTSASDHALPRARSFSSGTAGSGGSQQDSPRIRASPSFTLGSPRPPAVPQSPGGGGSSPAPGRGAVPKGARAALSSSHEPREAQRGEQELQDGTLLQVLPVKLNARRAPGRPGALPRGSRAPREGAGHRGTLPVLGAARAPAPPYRAAAAAPAELLRPCSAPGLSPRGAPQHRSPLARLLPTAPLLLR; via the exons ATGCAcacctgtgctctgtgtgtgtgtctgtgcacagCCATGTCTGGtcacatccctgtgtccattcACATCCCCTGTCCATTCACATCCTCGTGTGCACTCACACCCCACTGTCCACTCACACCCACTGTCCACTCACACCCCACTGTCCACTCACACCCCCTGTCCACTCACACCCCCGTGTCCGCTCACACCCAATGCCCACTCACACACCCAATGCCCACTCACACACCCAATGCCCACTCACACACCCAGTTGTCCGGTCACTCCGGTCCCCTCTGGGGACGCGGCCGGCGCGGAGCCCAGCGAGGGGCGTGGCCCTGGTCACAAAGGGGCGTGGTCAGCGGAACTTGGGGCGTGGTTTGCTTCGTGAGGGGCGTGGCCTGTCTCTGCCAGAGAGGGGTGTGGTCGAGAGGGGCTGCGGCCCTGGTGCCGCTGCGGCCGTTGCCGAGGCGCCAGCCAATGGGCGGGCAGGTTGCTGGGAGGCGGCAGCCAATGGCCGCGCGCGTTGCTGTTGCCGGGCGGCCCGTACCGGCCGTGCCGCGGCCGTCCCGGGGCGATGCCGGTCCCGGCCGTGCCATGGAGATGCCAGGGGCCATGGACATCCGCTGCGGTGGTCTGCTCTTCAGCTCCCACTTCGACTCGGGCAATCTGGCACACGTGGAACAGGTGCGGCCTACAGAGCcggggggcggccccgccgcccgcggcAGCGCTCTGCCCGCCGCCGACTACGAGTTCAACGTGTGGACGCGGCCCGACTGCGCCCACACTGAGTATGAGAACGGCAACAG GTCCTGGTTCTACTTCAGCGTGAGCGGGGGCGCCCCGGGGAAGCTGATCAAGCTGCACATCCTGAACATGAACAAGCAGAGCCGGCTGTACGCGCAGGGCATGACCCCCTTCGTGCGCACGCTGCCCGTGCGGCCGCGCTGGGAGCGCATCCAGCAGCGCCCCAGCTTCCAG GTGGTGGAGGCGCAGTTCGTGCTGTCCTTCGTGCACCGCTTCCTGGAGCGTGGCACTGTCACCTACTTTGCCTTCTGCTACCCCTTCTCCTACACGGAGTGCCAGGACATGCTCAAAGAGCTGGATCGCCGCTACCAGGACTGCAGGCACATGTCCCCCAGCAG ccccctggaCTCGGTCTATTACCAccgggagctgctgtgccactcTCTGGACAAGCTGCGTGTGGACCTGCTGACCATCACCTCGTGCCATGGCATGCAGGAGAAGCGGGAGCCCCGGCTGGACAAGCTTTTCCCAGACACCAGCACACCCCGGCCTCACTGCTTCACTGGAAAGAGG GTgtttttcctcagcagcagagtcCACCCAGGAGAAACCCCCTCCAGCTTTGTCTTCAATGGCTTCCTGGACTTCATCCTGCGGGAGAAGGACCCCCGTGCGCAGATGCTGCGGCGCATGTTCGTGTTCAAGCTGATCCCCATGCTGAACCCCGACGGGGTGCTGCGGGGCCACTACCG CACCGACTCGCGCGGGGTGAACCTGAACCGGCAGTACCTGCACCCCGACGCCGAGCTGCACCCCGCCGTGTACGGCGCCAAGGCCGTCCTGCTCTACCACCACGTGCACAGCCGCGTCCTGCCCGGCTCCCCGGACTGGAGGACGTTTGTCTCCCCCCTCAGCACCAGCTCGCTGAGCCTGAAATCCCCCAACTGCCCCGTGCCGGCCGCGGAGGCCCCGTTATCGGAGCTGGACAAAAGCAACAACCTCCGCAACTGCCCCGGCTCGTGGCGGGCCAGCAGCCGCTCCTGCCCGGCTGAGGGCAGCCCTAGGGCGCTGGGCCAGGATGCCCAGGTGTCAGACAGCTCCGAGCGAGCCGCCTGCATCCTGCCATCGAGCCCCGGCAGCGAGCGCTGTGAGGAGGGGCCCTTGGTGCCCGCCCCGGCCGCCGTGCCCGAAGCTGAGCCCGCACAGCCCGCAGAGCCCATCGCGCCCCGGGACAGTGGCCTCGCCTACTACGTGGACCTGCACGGGCACGCCTCCAAGCGCGGCTGCTTCATGTACGGCAACTGCTTCAGCGACGAGAACGACCAG GTGGAGAACATGCTGTTCCCCAAGCTCATCTCCCTCAACTCCCCTTACTTCGACTTCACGGGCTGCAACTTCTCGGAGAAGAACATGTACGCGCGGGACAAGCGCGACGGGCAGTCCAAGGAGGGCAGCGGCCGCGTGGCCATCTACAAGGCCCTGGGCATCATCCACAG CTACACCCTGGAGTGCAACTACAACACGGGGCGCTCGGTGAACAGCATCCCGGGGGCCTGCCATGACAACGGCCGTGCCAGCCCCCCGCCGCAGCCCAACTTCCCCTCCCGCTACACCGTGGACCTCTTCGAGCAG GTGGGCCGGGCGCTGGCGGTGGCAGCCCTGGACATGGCCGAGTGCAACCCCTGGCCGCGGATCGTGCTCTCGGAGCACACGTGCCTGGGCAACCTGCGGGCCTGGATGCTGAAGCACGTGCGGGGGCTGCGCGGCAGCGCCGGGGGCCCGCGGAGGAGAGGAGGTGCCAGGACCCCCCCCAGGAGCTCCAC GGGGCTGCCCACCTCGGCCTCTGACCACGCGCTGCCCCGTGCCAGGAGCTTCAGCAGCGGCACCGCTGGCAGCGGGGGCAGCCAGCAGGACTCCCCCCGGATCCGAGCCTCCCCCAGCTtcaccctgggcagccccaggcccccggCCGTGCCGCAGAGCCCCGGGGGTGGCGGCAGCAGCCCGGCCCCGGGCAGAG gggctgtgcccaagGGCGCCCGGGCAGCGCTGAGCAGCAGCCACGAGCCACGCGAGGCCCAGCGAGGcgagcaggagctccaggacgGGACACTCCTGCAG GTGCTCCCAGTGAAGCTGAATGCCCGGAGAGCCCCAGGAAGGCCTGG GGCTCTGCCCCGAGGCTCCCGCGCCCCCCGCGAGGGCGCCGGGCACCGAGGGACCCTTCCCGTGCTGGGGGCGGcccgagccccggccccgccgtaccgggcagcggcggcagcgccggcaGAGCTGCTGCGGCCCTGCTCGGCGCCGGGGCTGTCCCCGCGCGGGGCCCCGCAGCACCGATCGCCGCTGGCCCGGCTGCTGCCCACGGCGCCGCTGCTGCTGCGCTGA
- the OST4 gene encoding dolichyl-diphosphooligosaccharide--protein glycosyltransferase subunit 4, whose translation MITDVQLAIFANMLGVSLFLLVVLYHYVAVNNPKKQE comes from the coding sequence ATGATCACGGACGTGCAGCTCGCCATCTTCGCCAACATGCTGGGCGTCTCGCTGTTCCTGCTCGTCGTGCTGTACCACTACGTGGCCGTCAACAACCCCAAGAAGCAGGAGTGA
- the EMILIN1 gene encoding EMILIN-1, whose amino-acid sequence MAPWLWPCLLAAQALAANFPPRYSLYTGGAAPLAPGPAAAHSGARAASRHRNWCAYVVTRSVSCVVEDGVESFIKPDYQPCPWGQLQCPRVLAYRSFLRPRYKVSQRTVTELAWRCCQGYSGPDCSEGPAPAAPQPTGRPPARPGRPTLSGFGNPLSGLGGEGGGDTEKVRRLEEQVRRLSEQLEELRAGQEPPRAAVEGQPGGQQVADAERSEVREALSHLQRRLEELESRLQRAEGGRDGAGAPGAAGTAALDELEQRLQELCAACTTGTEGLRRQAAEHRERMRALEKLVESVDQRNRDAVESVQRHISSLSSRLAPAPAAPPAPDVLRRLAELERRLAGLPVPAAGPGQGQGPVLARRLAELEGRLNASRAGPWPSEPEGRPAGLPGRLANLSRAVEGLAASGAQRGARLEQLEALLARCGPPCPAGDTEELWEDGLAGTLGGLRGQALAEALERLRNRTGRLEAALEELSAEPCARPCAPPLPRQPEPLPPGPAEPEEEPEAPLDGFGVFGGPSPSELRVLRGELAAALAALSGLNATVEGLQDELDEQDARQRQLSAATDRVVAELDRAAAAAAARQAESEERLEALARELARAGGCPAGLEPRVAKLEGVCEQLEAVAGGLRGLREGLGRHVAGLWGAVRELNATARGHAALLDKALELPARLGALNASLGHLRGELQRLARLERHGPPGPPGPAGPMGEMGPPGPSGPPGKDGEQGPVGPPGLPGERGPVGEPGSVPRVAFSAALSTQRTEPGTVPFDHVLLNDGGAYDPETGAVGCSRGADACVGAARGSVGCLLGSPPALGLRSGECTPAWTTPCPPGHVAGAGAPPTLVAPARGTGERWATPAPVLIPVLTRPLHPAVGEPGERRARARGGAGPCSPLGRSPPGSGFSPRLEKAVGRGPAGPACQPAPLAAGETLCVDLVSGRLAHAPDEPLTAFSAALLYGPEEP is encoded by the exons atggcACCGTGGCTCTGGCCGTGCCTCCTGGCCGCGCAGGCCCTGGCCGCCAACTTCCCCCCCCGGTACAGCCTCTACaccggcggggccgccccgctcgcccccggcccggccgcggcccACAGCGGTGCCCGGGCCGCCAGCCGGCACAG GAACTGGTGTGCCTACGTGGTGACCCGCAGCGTGAGCTGTGTGGTGGAGGATGGCGTCGAGAGCTTCATCAAGCCGGACTATCAGCCCTGCCCCTGGGGGCAGCTCCAGTGCCCCCGAGTCCTGGC GTACCGCAGCTTCCTCCGGCCCCGCTACAAGGTGTCGCAGCGCACGGTGACGGAGCTGGCCTGGCGCTGCTGCCAGGGCTACTCGGGGCCGGACTGCAGCGAGGGCCCCGCTCCAGCGGCCCCCCAGCCCACCGGCcgccccccggcccgccccggccgCCCCACGCTCTCCGGCTTCGGCAACCCCCTCAGCGGCCTGGGGGGCGAAG GCGGCGGAGACACGGAGAAGGTGCGGCggctggaggagcaggtgcGGCGGCTGAGcgagcagctggaggagctgcggGCCGGGCAGGAGCCGCCGCGGGCGGCCGTGGAGGGGCAGCCCGGCGGGCAGCAGGTGGCGGACGCGGAGAGGTCCGAGGTGCGGGAGGCGCTGAGCCACCTGCAGCGGcgcctggaggagctggagagccGCCTGCAGCGCGCCGAGGGCGGCCGGGACGGCGCGGGGGCTCCGGGGGCCGCGGGCACGGCGGCGCTGGACGAGCTGGAGCAgcggctgcaggagctgtgcgCCGCCTGCACCACCGGCACCGAGGGGCTGCGGCGGCAGGCGGCCGAGCACCGGGAGCGGATGCGGGCGCTGGAGAAGCTGGTGGAGTCGGTGGACCAGCGCAACAGGGACGCGGTGGAGTCGGTGCAGAGGCACAtcagcagcctgagcagccgCCTGGCCCCCGCGCCGgccgcgcccccggccccggaCGTGCTCCGCCGCCTGGCCGAGCTGGAGCGGCGGCTGGCGGGGCTGCCGGTGCcggcggcgggcccggggcaggggcagggcccGGTGCTGGCGCGGCGGCTGGCCGAGCTGGAGGGGCGGCTGAACGCCTCCCGCGCCGGCCCGTGGCCCTCCGAGCCCGAGgggcggccggccgggctgccgGGGCGCCTGGCCAACCTCAGCCGGGCCGTGGAGGGGCTGGCGGCCAGCGGGGCGCAGCGCGGAGCGCGCCTGGAGCAGCTCGAGGCGCTGCTGGCCCGCTGCGGGCCCCCGTGCCCGGCCGGGGACACCGAGGAGCTCTGGGAGGACGGGCTGGCCGGGACCCTGGGCGGGCTGCGGGGGCAGGCGCTGGCCGAGGCGCTGGAGCGGCTCCGCAACCGGACGGGACGGCTGGAGGCGgctctggaggagctgagcGCCGAGCCCTGCGCCCGGCCCTgcgccccgccgctcccccggcagccggagccgctcccgcccggccccgccgagcccgAGGAGGAGCCGGAGGCGCCGCTCGACGGTTTCGGCGTCTTCGGGGGCCCGTCCCCGTCGGAGCTGCGGGTGCTGCGCGGGGAGCTggcggcggcgctggcggcCCTGAGCGGCCTCAACGCCACggtggaggggctgcaggacgAGCTGGACGAGCAGGACGCGCGGCAGCGGCAGCTGAGCGCCGCCACCGACCGCGTGGTGGCCGAGCTGgaccgggcggcggcggcggcggcggcgcggcagGCGGAGAGCGAGGAGCGGCTGGAGGCGCTGGCGCGGGAGCTGGCGCGGGCCGGGGGCTGCCCCGCGGGGCTGGAGCCGCGCGTGGCCAAGCTCGAGGGGGTCTGCGAGCAGCTGGAGGCCGTGGCCGGGGGGCTGCGCGGCCTCCGCGAGGGGCTGGGCCGGCACGTGGCGGGGCTCTGGGGCGCCGTGCGGGAGCTGAACGCCACGGCCCGCGGCCACGCCGCCCTGCTGGACAAGGCGCTGGAGCTGCCGGCCCGGCTGGGCGCGCTCAACGCCAGCCTGGGCCACCTGCGCGGGGAGCTGCAGCGCCTGGCGCGGCTGGAGAGACACG GCCCCCCTGGCCCCCCTGGACCTGCAGGCCCCATGGGTGAGATGGGCCCTCCTGGCCCCTCTGGGCCCCCTGGCAAGGATGGAGAGCAGGGTCCCGTGGGCCCCCCCG ggctgcccggAGAGAGAG GCCCGGTCGGGGAGCCGGGCTCGGTGCCCCGCGTCGCCTTCTCGGCCGCGCTGAGCACGCAGCGCACGGAGCCGGGCACCGTCCCCTTCGACCACGTGCTGCTCAACGACGGCGGCGCCTACGACCCCGAGACGG gggctgtgggctgcAGTCGCGGTGCAGATGCGTGTGTGGGAGCCGCCCGGGGCTCTGTGGGGTGTCTGCTGGGGTCCCCCCCGGCCTTGGGGCTGCGGTCTGGGGAGTGCACACCGGCGTGGACCACCCCGTGTCCTCCCGGGCACGttgccggtgccggtgccccgCCGACCTTGGTGGCCCCGGCTCGGGGCACCGGCGAGCGCTGGGCGACTCCCGCTCCGGTCCTCATCCCCGTCCTGACCCGGCCGCTTCACCCGGCCGTGGGGGAGCCTGGTGagcgccgggcccgggcccggggcggcGCTGGGCCGTGCAGTCCGCTGGGACGCTCGCCGCCTGGCTCGGGGTTCAGCCCGAGGCTGGAGAAGGCCGTggggcggggcccggccggCCCGGCGTGTCAGCCCGCGCCGCTGGCCGCGGGCGAGACGCTCTGCGTGGACCTGGTGTCGGGGCGCCTGGCGCACGCCCCCGACGAGCCGCTCACGGCCTTCAGCGCCGCGCTGCTCTACGGCCCCGAGGAGCCCTAG
- the KHK gene encoding ketohexokinase — protein MAAAAGGAAEKRRIMCVGLVCLDIISVVETFPAEDSDTRCLSQRWQRGGNASNSCTVLALLGAPCAFMGSLAPGPAADFITADFQRRGVDTAHVAWQPRGEVPCACCLVNAASGSRTIVLHDTKLPDVTARDFERVDLSQYRWIHFEARNAAEQGAMLERLERYNRAAAPERRVRVSVELEKPREELLPLMGRGQVVFISKDLARHFGYQSAPEALRGLRGRIQPGATLICAWAEEGADALGPDGQLVHSDAFPPETLVDTLGAGDTFNAAVIFALAEGRSLQDALTFGCRIAGRKCGIQGFDGIV, from the exons AtggcggcagcggcgggcggCGCCGCGGAGAAGCGGCGGATCATGTGCGTGGGGCTGGTGTGCCTGGACATCATCAGCGTGGTGGAGACTTTCCCGGCCGAGGACTCCGACACCAG GTGCCTCTCTCAGCGCTGGCAGCGCGGCGGGAACGCCTCCAACTCGTGCAcggtgctggcgctgctgggAGCGCCCTGCGCCTTCATGGGCTCGCTGGCGCCCGGGCCCGCCGCTGA CTTCATCACGGCGGATTTCCAGCGCCGGGGGGTGGACACGGCACACGTGGCGTGGCAGCCCCGCGGAGAGGTGCCCTGCGCCTGCTGCCTCGTCAACGCCGCCAGCGGCTCCCGCACCATCGTCCTGCACGACAC GAAGTTGCCCGACGTGACAGCCCGCGACTTCGAGCGCGTCGACCTCTCCCAGTACAGGTGGATCCACTTCGAG GCCCGGAACGCGGCGGAGCAGGGCGCGATGCTGGAGCGGCTGGAGCGGTACAACCGGGCGGCGGCGCCGGAGCGGCGGGTCCGGGTCTCggtggagctggagaagccgcgggaggagctgctgccgcTGATGGGGCGGGGACAAGTg GTGTTCATCAGCAAGGACCTGGCCCGGCACTTCGGGTACCAATCGGCCCCCGAGGCgctgcgggggctgcggggccgcaTCCAGCCAGG GGCCACGCTGATCTGCGCCTGGGCTGAGGAGGGCGCGGACGCCTTGGGGCCCGACGGGCAGCTGGTGCACTCGGACGCCTTTCCCCCAGAGACCCTGGTGGACACGCTGGGCGCTGGGGACACCTTCAACGCCGCCGTCATCTTTGCCCTCGCAGAAG GGAGGAGCCTGCAGGACGCCCTCACCTTCGGCTGCCGGATCGCAGGCAGGAAATGCGGGATCCAGGGCTTCGATGGCATCGTCTGA
- the CGREF1 gene encoding cell growth regulator with EF hand domain protein 1 codes for MAGASTGARAAQRGLAPLDLQEPPEPPVATAVDPHPDPLSPEPPALLLLWSAVQSLGPPEQDVQAMTREQALLYLFVLHDHDQSRRLDGLELLQLLGTVLAQAGGQPDPDTVAALVDKALARQDLNGDGLLDPSELLDPPEVPLPGQDKGPPGQPPLEQQVEPPNAEAMEAEVVPEAQAPSSDAPEEEEAPEAEGPEEEQAAPAWRDHGEG; via the exons atggcaggggcaaGCACAGGAGCCCGAGCTGCACAGCGAGGGCTGGCACCCCTGGATCTGCAGGAGCC GCCTGAGCCCCCCGTGGCCACAGCCGTGGATCCCCATCCCGACCCGCTGAGCCCGGAGCCGCCTGCACTGCT gctgctctggagcgCCGTGCAGAGCCTGGGGCCCCCGGAGCAGGACGTGCAGGCCATGACACGGGAGCAGG ccctgctctacCTCTTTGTGCTCCACGACCACGACCAGAGCAGGCGCCTGGacgggctggagctgctgcagttgcTTGGCACggtgctggcacaggctggggggcAGCCAGACCCTGACACG gtggctGCGCTGGTGGACAAAGCTCTGGCGAGGCAGGACCTCAATGGGGACGGGCTGCTGGACCCCTCCGAGCTGCTGGACCCCCCCGAGGTGCCCTTGCCTGGCCAGGACAAGGGTCCCCCAGGACAGCCCCcactggagcagcag GTGGAACCTCCCAATGCTGAGGCCATGGAGGCAGAAGTCGTCCCTGAGGCCCAAGCCCCCAGTAGTGATGCCCCAGAGGAAGAGGAAGCCCCTGAGGCTGAAGgccctgaggaggagcaggcagccccagcctggaggGACCATGGCGAGGGGTAG